One window of Hujiaoplasma nucleasis genomic DNA carries:
- a CDS encoding CASTOR/POLLUX-related putative ion channel translates to MKKFKEKLSYHFDQFLSKGTVSLVLSLFLILFLIVLGIGLLLYLVFPDSRFSTMIWTSFMQTLDPGNLSGESGKPFYMIMMTLATIVGIFITSLFISFILNGFQNKLESLSKGRSKVIESNHTLILGWDNNIYVVLKELIEANKSQRKAVIVILSDKDSFQMNQDIKDNIINTFNSKLICRSGSIYKKEDLDMCNIKDAKSVIILENDMNTIKSLLVISNTEFFIKGHGHISALMYDEKNIDVAKSIGKDKLEVIYLKSAITRIMTQTCLQAGLSSVYNELLEFEGDEIYFYQTNDLHGVLFKDAILRFDNAILIGIVRNNVTMVRPNMDTIINKDDQLILIVEDEDKAILNDGLIQVNQSVIVQADHASSLRREYISIIGYNQKIHDIIQELNNYLDKGSKIRILVNSKDHVNILEKLEGDFSKIEIEIVLGQTYSRKVLDDFIKPTCKYVMIFANDNVDFNDQDSQTLLTLLHLRDIEEKRGNNLDIITEITDVRNTEIVDLAKVDDFIVSELIANKMLAQISENRHLTAIFDDLMSSEGSEIYLKAIENYIQIDQASDFYTLSLSASLKNEIAIGYKLKNENHLPIVILNPNKNQPIQFTPGDMLIVISED, encoded by the coding sequence ATGAAAAAATTCAAAGAAAAACTATCTTATCATTTTGATCAATTTCTATCAAAGGGTACTGTATCCTTGGTTTTATCTCTTTTCCTTATCTTGTTTTTAATTGTTCTAGGCATAGGTCTTTTACTTTATCTAGTTTTTCCAGATAGTCGCTTTTCAACAATGATCTGGACAAGTTTTATGCAAACCCTAGATCCAGGGAATCTGAGTGGTGAAAGTGGTAAGCCTTTCTATATGATAATGATGACTTTAGCAACCATAGTAGGAATCTTTATTACTTCTTTATTTATTTCCTTTATTTTAAATGGTTTTCAAAATAAACTTGAATCTCTAAGTAAGGGTCGTTCTAAGGTTATAGAAAGTAATCATACCCTCATATTAGGCTGGGATAACAATATTTATGTTGTTTTAAAAGAACTTATTGAAGCCAATAAATCACAAAGAAAAGCTGTCATTGTCATATTATCTGATAAGGATTCATTTCAAATGAATCAAGATATTAAAGATAATATTATTAACACTTTTAATTCTAAGTTGATTTGTCGATCTGGATCTATCTATAAAAAGGAAGATCTTGATATGTGTAATATCAAAGATGCAAAATCAGTTATTATTCTAGAAAATGATATGAATACTATTAAATCCTTATTGGTGATAAGTAATACTGAATTCTTCATCAAAGGTCATGGACATATATCTGCTTTAATGTATGATGAAAAAAATATAGATGTTGCTAAAAGCATAGGTAAAGATAAGTTAGAAGTCATCTACTTAAAATCAGCCATTACAAGAATTATGACGCAAACATGCCTACAAGCAGGTTTGTCTTCTGTCTATAATGAGTTGTTAGAATTCGAAGGAGATGAAATCTATTTCTATCAAACCAATGATTTACATGGAGTACTATTCAAAGATGCTATTTTAAGGTTTGATAACGCAATCTTAATAGGTATTGTTAGAAATAATGTGACTATGGTTAGACCTAATATGGATACAATCATTAATAAAGATGACCAATTGATACTGATCGTAGAAGATGAAGATAAAGCTATCTTAAATGACGGTCTTATCCAAGTAAATCAATCAGTAATTGTACAAGCAGATCATGCATCAAGTCTAAGAAGAGAATATATTTCTATTATTGGTTATAATCAAAAAATTCATGATATCATCCAAGAATTAAATAATTATTTAGATAAAGGATCAAAGATAAGAATTTTAGTGAATTCAAAAGACCATGTCAATATTTTAGAGAAATTAGAAGGTGATTTTAGTAAAATTGAAATTGAAATAGTCCTTGGACAAACTTATTCTAGAAAAGTCTTAGATGATTTTATAAAACCGACTTGTAAATATGTCATGATATTCGCTAATGATAATGTAGATTTTAATGACCAAGATTCTCAAACACTATTGACACTTCTTCATCTTAGAGATATTGAAGAAAAGCGAGGTAATAATTTAGATATTATTACAGAAATTACAGATGTAAGAAATACAGAAATCGTTGATTTAGCTAAGGTTGATGATTTTATTGTGAGTGAGTTAATCGCTAATAAAATGTTAGCGCAAATATCTGAAAATAGACATTTAACAGCAATTTTCGATGATTTGATGTCTTCAGAAGGTTCTGAAATATATTTAAAAGCAATCGAAAACTATATTCAAATTGATCAAGCAAGTGATTTTTATACATTATCTTTATCAGCATCTTTAAAAAATGAAATTGCAATCGGTTATAAACTTAAAAATGAAAATCATTTGCCTATAGTTATCTTGAATCCAAATAAGAATCAACCAATTCAATTTACTCCTGGAGATATGTTAATTGTTATCTCTGAGGATTAA
- a CDS encoding DUF1801 domain-containing protein, translated as MNYKANSIDEYLDSIPQDRKEVMIKLRNIFSESLPQGFSESFQYNMITYVVPFHIYPNGYHVDSNTPLPFISLASQKNHIAIYHLALYMKKDLLYWFTKAYQDLNINKLDMGKSCIRFKNINKIPFDLIKELAKKISVEEYIKIYEESRIR; from the coding sequence ATGAATTATAAAGCTAATTCTATTGATGAATATTTAGATTCTATTCCTCAAGATAGAAAAGAAGTTATGATTAAATTAAGAAATATTTTTTCAGAGAGTCTACCGCAAGGTTTTTCTGAGTCCTTTCAATATAATATGATTACTTATGTGGTCCCCTTTCATATATACCCAAATGGCTACCATGTTGATTCAAATACTCCCTTGCCCTTTATAAGCCTCGCCTCTCAAAAAAATCATATAGCTATATATCATTTAGCCTTATATATGAAAAAAGACTTATTATATTGGTTTACAAAAGCTTATCAAGATTTAAATATAAATAAATTGGATATGGGTAAATCTTGTATTCGCTTTAAAAATATAAATAAAATTCCTTTTGATCTAATCAAGGAATTGGCTAAAAAAATATCTGTAGAAGAATATATTAAAATTTATGAAGAAAGTAGAATAAGGTAA
- a CDS encoding DEAD/DEAH box helicase, translated as MNYKNKLIEQALTQMGFEEFTEIQAKAMPLIEEGKDIIGHSQTGTGKTAAFALPLLDRIDYENQNIQSIIICPTRELAVQVKSEIDSMGQYLPKLKTVAIYGGEAITIQIKSLKYKPQVIIGTPGRIIDLMKRKLIKLHDISYLVLDEADEMLKMGFIEDIETILEQTNPERQTVMFSATMPKRIIDITKKYMNNPELVSVVTGEEPNEDITQYYYLIQDKHKIEGITRLLHVYNPNLTLVFCNTKRKVDDVTRELSKKGYNVNKIHGDLKQTNRLQVLDSFHNGELDILVATDVAARGLDIKNVEVVINYDVPEKAEYYVHRIGRTGRIGNKGYSFTLVSKREMSRIDIIQNFTKTKIKKRKIPTPDTVLKIKQEHQIYDIEQIIEHINLSPYLDTATLLLESKEPVEIISALLHKIDKNQVTEKVEGDINEDFTSKGNSRSQSRTSSRSSNPRVKGDSQRYHLNVGSESGLTPKQLVNFIIKKTKLSNFDINDVSVSKQASFFNVPSRHHDMVMSALANINLSGINTSVQMAKPTKRRY; from the coding sequence ATGAACTATAAAAACAAATTAATTGAACAAGCATTAACACAAATGGGCTTTGAAGAATTTACTGAAATTCAAGCCAAAGCCATGCCATTGATTGAAGAAGGAAAAGATATTATTGGTCATTCGCAAACAGGAACTGGTAAAACAGCTGCTTTTGCATTACCATTATTAGATCGTATTGATTATGAAAACCAAAACATTCAATCAATTATTATTTGTCCAACAAGAGAACTTGCTGTACAAGTAAAATCAGAAATAGATTCTATGGGGCAATACTTACCGAAGTTAAAAACTGTAGCGATTTATGGTGGTGAAGCCATTACCATTCAAATCAAAAGTTTAAAATATAAGCCACAAGTGATTATTGGAACACCAGGAAGAATTATTGATTTAATGAAAAGAAAACTCATTAAATTACATGATATTTCTTATCTTGTCTTAGATGAAGCAGATGAAATGTTAAAAATGGGATTTATTGAAGACATTGAAACCATTTTAGAACAAACGAATCCAGAAAGACAAACGGTTATGTTCTCTGCGACAATGCCTAAAAGAATCATCGATATTACGAAGAAATACATGAACAATCCAGAACTAGTTTCAGTTGTGACTGGTGAAGAACCTAATGAAGATATTACTCAATATTATTATTTAATTCAAGACAAACATAAAATTGAAGGTATCACAAGATTATTACATGTATACAACCCAAATTTAACCTTAGTTTTTTGTAATACCAAACGTAAAGTAGATGATGTTACTAGAGAATTATCAAAAAAAGGTTATAATGTTAATAAAATCCATGGGGATTTAAAACAAACCAACCGACTTCAAGTCTTAGATTCATTTCATAATGGAGAACTAGATATCTTAGTAGCCACTGATGTTGCTGCTAGGGGCTTGGATATTAAAAACGTTGAAGTTGTTATTAACTATGATGTGCCTGAAAAAGCAGAATATTATGTTCATCGTATTGGTCGAACTGGTCGTATTGGTAATAAGGGTTATTCATTCACCTTGGTTTCTAAACGTGAAATGTCAAGAATTGATATAATTCAAAATTTCACTAAAACGAAGATTAAGAAAAGAAAAATACCGACACCTGATACAGTACTAAAAATTAAACAAGAACATCAAATTTATGATATTGAACAAATCATTGAACATATTAATTTAAGTCCATATTTAGATACAGCGACTTTATTATTAGAATCAAAAGAACCTGTTGAGATTATTTCAGCCTTATTACATAAGATTGATAAAAATCAAGTCACTGAAAAAGTAGAAGGTGATATCAACGAAGACTTTACTTCTAAAGGTAATTCTAGATCTCAATCAAGAACTTCATCAAGATCAAGTAATCCAAGAGTTAAGGGAGATAGTCAAAGATACCATTTAAATGTTGGTAGTGAATCTGGATTAACACCTAAACAATTGGTTAACTTTATCATAAAGAAAACCAAGTTAAGTAACTTTGATATCAATGATGTATCAGTAAGTAAACAAGCATCTTTCTTTAATGTTCCTTCAAGACACCATGACATGGTTATGTCTGCATTAGCGAACATAAACTTAAGTGGTATCAATACTTCAGTACAAATGGCTAAGCCTACAAAAAGAAGATACTAA
- a CDS encoding arsenate reductase ArsC, protein MKKYKIAYVCVHNSCRSQMAEAITKAFYLDFFEAYSGGTETKPQINQDAVRIIKDMIQVDMNQSQRSKLIDELPEVDILITMGCNVECPYLPCKHRENWGLDDPTGKPDEEFIKTAEIIKEEIESLKTRILKEGFPFQEKIEFHI, encoded by the coding sequence ATGAAAAAATATAAGATTGCTTATGTTTGTGTTCACAACTCTTGCCGTTCACAAATGGCTGAAGCCATTACTAAAGCATTTTATTTAGATTTTTTTGAAGCTTATAGTGGTGGTACAGAAACAAAACCTCAGATTAACCAAGATGCTGTAAGAATCATAAAAGATATGATTCAGGTAGATATGAATCAAAGTCAACGTTCTAAATTGATTGATGAGTTGCCTGAAGTTGATATATTAATTACCATGGGATGCAATGTGGAGTGTCCATATCTCCCTTGTAAACATAGGGAAAATTGGGGATTGGATGATCCAACAGGTAAGCCTGATGAAGAATTCATCAAAACAGCTGAAATCATTAAAGAAGAGATTGAATCTTTAAAAACAAGAATTTTGAAAGAAGGATTTCCTTTTCAAGAAAAAATAGAATTCCATATCTGA
- a CDS encoding YfhO family protein: MLKTLKEYLIKHPYIFYSLVFILIFTLGQIPFQIKDGSFSLKGFFSEPSLFFDALKQHMLFLYDFVSKIKGFLFAGESFPVYSYDIGFGGDFLYSYAFYSIFDPLTIIAYIIPIKYIGLSYFLMMVIRLYLSGLFMMILGKTLGIQKPTSLIIIGLVYAFSFPMMYSVYRHAFFINGPMYLPLLMIGAERIIHKKSPLLFIVSVFLAAISQFYFFVYILVGFSVYWIFRIYGKHESKNHILFLKVIIYGFIGVLMAAFVLLPTFIQLVEGSRSASKGFDVFNFYELHTIIRSHLIPLRGVKYSIGIGNIILLLTGFMFFYHKDSKYPFIKWSFIIFLILSISSSFGFLLNGFTYTNQRWLFIIMVPLVLGFGFIIDEAILIEKSTKQKAISAVLTILMLTLFLILTTIEFKSPVMNIFYFVILFFVFVFLTTYLCQDKFTQRIALIVNVKNLKYLVLIFMVYTVFHYGFYYAKMNTPKDGFNDYYPNVELFEDYFPKDSFYRVEQQMYDGGFDKYSNDSLRYNYYSTHLYNSMANGYIGEYINALEIINLNGTTGYNGLERRSLLMSVNQVKYVLIRESEKTLPPYGFILVDTLSVPQYSNESMAILGKDFLRERGQVVYEDLYVYENQYFVDFAYMLYDTYNLDDFNGLDYLSKQEVLLDYVVLENGQNQNSSHQVDFVEVLDFAIIDQEKYTFTVPEIQNQEVYLYIEAIIKDDHDEVYEIVFETKDVRLRDTSSPYGTNTYKENKTHLVNLGYYENQENLEVNIYFDPGTYYIVNISYALLDMDNIDQKLLNLNQETLDDIEFNNQGFTGNITAKDDGYLMVSLPYSKAFKAYVDDKEVDIHRANIGFMSIEIPKGNHQIEFVYQTRGLTLGLILSLSGFILLIGTIIIDYKISKKENI; this comes from the coding sequence TTGTTAAAGACACTTAAAGAATATTTAATCAAACATCCTTATATTTTCTATAGTTTAGTGTTTATATTGATATTCACTTTAGGACAAATACCTTTCCAGATAAAAGATGGTTCTTTTTCTTTGAAAGGTTTTTTCTCAGAACCTTCTTTATTTTTCGATGCTTTAAAACAACACATGTTATTTTTATATGACTTTGTTTCAAAAATAAAAGGATTTTTGTTTGCTGGTGAAAGTTTTCCTGTATATTCATATGATATAGGTTTTGGTGGAGACTTTCTTTATTCTTATGCATTTTATTCTATTTTTGATCCTTTAACTATCATTGCTTATATCATACCGATTAAATATATAGGTTTATCATATTTTCTTATGATGGTGATTAGGCTTTATTTATCGGGTTTATTTATGATGATACTAGGAAAAACTTTGGGTATACAAAAACCAACATCATTAATCATTATTGGCTTAGTCTATGCTTTTTCATTTCCAATGATGTATTCGGTATATAGACATGCTTTCTTCATTAACGGTCCTATGTATTTACCCTTGTTAATGATTGGGGCTGAAAGAATTATTCATAAGAAAAGCCCTTTATTATTTATAGTATCCGTATTTTTAGCTGCCATTAGTCAGTTTTACTTCTTTGTATATATTCTTGTTGGTTTTTCAGTCTATTGGATTTTTAGAATTTATGGAAAACATGAATCCAAAAATCATATACTCTTCTTAAAAGTTATCATATATGGTTTTATTGGGGTTTTAATGGCTGCTTTTGTTTTGTTGCCTACTTTTATTCAACTCGTAGAAGGCTCAAGAAGTGCATCTAAGGGTTTTGATGTCTTCAATTTCTATGAATTACATACTATTATTCGATCTCATTTGATACCTTTAAGAGGGGTTAAGTATAGTATTGGTATAGGTAACATAATCTTGTTACTGACTGGATTTATGTTTTTTTATCATAAAGACAGTAAATATCCATTTATTAAATGGTCTTTTATTATCTTTTTAATCTTAAGCATTTCTTCATCTTTTGGTTTTTTATTAAATGGTTTCACTTATACCAACCAACGATGGTTATTTATCATTATGGTTCCTTTGGTTTTAGGCTTTGGTTTTATCATTGATGAAGCTATTCTTATAGAAAAATCAACCAAACAAAAAGCTATAAGTGCTGTATTGACTATCTTAATGCTTACATTATTTTTAATCCTAACAACCATTGAATTTAAATCACCTGTCATGAATATTTTTTATTTTGTTATCTTATTTTTTGTTTTTGTATTTTTGACAACTTATCTATGTCAAGATAAGTTTACTCAAAGAATAGCTTTAATTGTTAATGTTAAAAACTTAAAGTATTTGGTTCTAATATTTATGGTTTATACAGTTTTTCATTATGGTTTTTATTACGCGAAAATGAATACACCAAAGGATGGTTTTAATGATTATTATCCTAATGTAGAGTTGTTTGAAGACTATTTTCCTAAAGATTCATTCTATCGCGTTGAACAACAAATGTATGATGGAGGATTCGATAAATACAGTAATGATTCCTTAAGATACAATTACTATTCTACCCATCTATATAATTCTATGGCTAATGGCTATATTGGGGAATATATCAATGCTTTAGAGATTATAAATTTAAATGGGACAACAGGTTATAATGGATTAGAAAGAAGATCTCTTTTGATGTCAGTGAATCAAGTGAAGTATGTATTAATCAGAGAATCTGAAAAAACTTTACCACCTTATGGATTTATTTTAGTTGATACTTTATCTGTACCTCAATATTCAAATGAAAGCATGGCCATCTTAGGTAAAGATTTCCTTAGAGAACGAGGACAAGTTGTTTATGAGGATTTATATGTATATGAAAACCAGTATTTTGTAGATTTTGCTTATATGCTTTATGATACTTATAATTTAGATGATTTTAATGGGTTAGATTATTTAAGTAAACAGGAAGTTTTACTTGATTATGTAGTTTTAGAAAATGGTCAAAATCAAAACAGTAGTCATCAAGTAGACTTTGTAGAAGTCCTTGATTTTGCGATTATTGATCAAGAAAAATATACATTCACAGTTCCTGAAATTCAAAATCAAGAAGTCTACCTTTATATTGAGGCGATAATCAAAGATGATCATGATGAAGTCTATGAAATTGTTTTTGAAACAAAGGATGTTAGATTAAGAGATACTTCAAGCCCCTATGGGACAAACACTTATAAGGAAAATAAAACTCATCTAGTCAATTTAGGCTATTATGAGAATCAAGAAAATTTAGAAGTAAATATATATTTTGACCCAGGAACTTATTATATAGTAAATATCTCTTATGCCTTATTGGATATGGACAATATTGATCAAAAATTACTTAATTTAAACCAAGAGACTTTAGATGATATAGAATTCAATAATCAGGGTTTTACAGGGAATATAACTGCTAAAGATGATGGTTATTTGATGGTTTCATTACCTTATTCTAAAGCTTTCAAAGCTTATGTGGATGATAAAGAAGTTGATATTCATAGAGCTAACATTGGTTTTATGTCTATTGAGATTCCCAAGGGTAATCATCAAATTGAGTTTGTCTATCAAACGAGAGGCTTAACTTTAGGCTTAATTTTATCTTTATCAGGTTTTATTTTGTTGATTGGAACAATTATTATTGATTATAAGATAAGTAAAAAAGAAAATATCTAA
- a CDS encoding GrpB family protein, translating into MSLKLKEMSKEELWHLFPIILKEHNPDYKNWYEEEKKKLISMIGKDKIQRINHIGSTSVHGLIAKPTIDILIEVENEQVIHDIKEILNSDEYICLEQKDVYKNPAIFCMKGYSENGFAEKVYHIHIKIINNHKELYFRDYLQSHPEVANKYGDLKIQLLKKYKHHRDNYTDNKTEFVQYYTSIARSIYPNRYKPKK; encoded by the coding sequence ATGAGTTTAAAGTTAAAAGAAATGTCTAAGGAAGAACTATGGCATTTATTTCCTATCATTTTAAAAGAACACAATCCTGACTATAAAAATTGGTATGAAGAAGAAAAGAAAAAGCTTATTTCCATGATTGGTAAAGATAAAATTCAAAGAATCAATCACATAGGATCAACATCAGTGCATGGTTTAATAGCTAAACCAACCATTGATATTTTAATTGAAGTAGAAAATGAACAAGTCATTCATGACATTAAAGAAATATTGAACTCTGATGAATATATTTGTCTTGAACAAAAGGATGTATACAAAAATCCTGCTATTTTTTGTATGAAGGGCTATAGTGAGAATGGTTTTGCGGAAAAGGTTTACCATATTCATATTAAAATTATAAATAATCATAAGGAATTATATTTTAGAGATTATTTGCAAAGTCATCCTGAAGTAGCTAATAAATATGGTGACTTAAAGATTCAATTATTGAAGAAATATAAACACCATCGAGATAATTATACGGACAATAAGACTGAATTTGTTCAATATTATACATCCATAGCTCGTAGTATTTATCCAAACAGGTATAAACCAAAGAAGTAA